In Aegilops tauschii subsp. strangulata cultivar AL8/78 chromosome 3, Aet v6.0, whole genome shotgun sequence, one genomic interval encodes:
- the LOC109778216 gene encoding protein ESMERALDA 1 isoform X3, with the protein MERFSNNLSNVYNFKIKAWSPIQYYKDVVLPKLIEERLIRISPFANRLSVDAPPAVQRLRCLANFEALKFSKPITALSDTLISRMREKSVENNGKYVAVHLRFEEDMVAFSCCVFDGGDEEKKELDEARERGWRGKFTRPGRVIRPGAIRMNGKCPLTPLEVGLMLRGMGFSNKTSIYLASGRIYKAEKNMAPLLEMFPLLQTKETLASDEELAPFKNFSSRMAAIDYSVCVHSEVFVTTQGGNFPHFLLGHRRYLYGGHSKTIKPDKRRLAILFDSPRIGWKSLKRQLLNMRSHSDAKGIQMKRANESVYTFPSPDCMCHPNKSERPKPIQAR; encoded by the exons AACAATTTGAGTAATGTTTATAATTTCAAGATAAAGGCTTGGTCTCCTATTCAATACTACAAAGATGTTGTTCTTCCGAAGTTGATTGAAGAAAG GCTCATAAGGATATCACCTTTTGCAAATCGGCTTTCAGTTGATGCTCCGCCTGCTGTTCAGCGACTGAGATGCCTGGCTAACTTTGAAGCCTTAAAGTTTTCTAAACCAATCACTGCTTTATCTGACACTTTAATTTCTCGAATGAGAGAAAAAAGTGTGGAAAACAACGGGAAATATGTAGCAGTGCATCTCCGTTTTGAAGAG gaTATGGTTGCGTTCTCTTGCTGTGTCTTTGACGGCGGTGATGAGGAAAAAAAGGAATTGGATGAGGCCAGGGAAAGAGGCTGGCGTGGAAAATTTACTAGGCCCGGACGTGTAATAAGGCCTGGAGCAATAAGGATGAATGGGAAATGTCCACTTACACCTTTGGAG GTTGGATTAATGCTTCGTGGAATGGGTTTCAGCAATAAGACTTCAATCTATTTGGCTTCTGGGAGAATATATAAAGCAGAGAAGAACATGGCTCCTCTCCTTGAAATGTTCCCTCTCTTACAGACAAAAGAAACATTGGCATCAGATGAAGAGCTTGCTCCGTTCAAG AATTTCTCCTCGAGGATGGCAGCTATTGACTACAGCGTTTGTGTTCATAGTGAGGTTTTCGTGACTACTCAAGGTGGAAATTTTCCCCATTTCCTTCTTGGTCATAGAAGATACTTGTATGGTGGGCATTCGAAGACAATTAAGCCTGATAAAAGAAGATTGGCCATACTCTTTGACAGTCCGCGTATCGG ATGGAAGTCATTAAAACGCCAGCTGCTTAATATGAGATCGCACAGCGATGCCAAGGGTATTCAAATGAAAAGAGCAAATGAATCTGTATACACATTTCCAAGCCCTGACTGCATGTGCCATCCAAATAAATCAGAACGCCCTAAACCCATCCAGGCTAGATAG